Proteins from one Ipomoea triloba cultivar NCNSP0323 chromosome 1, ASM357664v1 genomic window:
- the LOC116001568 gene encoding CASP-like protein 2A1, which translates to MGGKTQTNTVFSANSPPVGMESSGEDERGSTVATGGVRTAETMLRLLPMGLCVVALVIMLKNSQTNDFGSLSYSDLGAFKYLVHVNGICAGYSLLSAVAAAIPRPSSMPRAWTFFLLDQILTYVILGAGAVATEVVYLAYKGDSAAMWSKSCGSFGGFCHKATASVAITFTVSLCYIGISLISSYRLFSKYDAPVGFYNNKGIEISAF; encoded by the exons ATGGGGGGCAAGACTCAGACGAACACTGTGTTCTCTGCAAATTCTCCTCCCGTGGGTATGGAGAGTTCAGGGGAAGATGAGAGAGGAAGCACCGTCGCCACCGGCGGCGTGCGCACGGCGGAGACGATGCTCCGCCTCCTTCCGATGGGTCTGTGTGTGGTGGCGCTTGTCATCATGCTCAAAAACTCCCAGACTAACGACTTTGGTTCCCTCTCCTACTCAGACCTTGGAGCCTTCAA GTATTTGGTACATGTAAATGGAATTTGTGCAGGCTATTCACTCCTATCAGCTGTGGCTGCAGCCATACCTAGGCCATCGAGCATGCCTCGCGCCTGGACTTTCTTCCTACTCGATCAG ATCCTCACATATGTGATTCTGGGAGCTGGAGCTGTGGCAACAGAGGTGGTTTATCTAGCCTACAAAGGCGACAGCGCGGCCATGTGGAGTAAAAGTTGCGGCTCATTTGGCGGGTTCTGCCACAAGGCCACTGCATCTGTTGCCATCACTTTCACCGTAAGCCTATGCTACATCGGGATTTCACTCatttcctcctacagactcttcAGCAAGTATGATGCACCCGTTGGTTTCTACAATAACAAGGGGATAGAAATCTCGGCTTTCTAA
- the LOC115996088 gene encoding uncharacterized protein LOC115996088 yields the protein MSLHLHFFIHHCHFSSLPNPSLSTFPKCETLSASCRLKNGATKGVSRPRPATRRRLISSTKTAFHPAISASLDLTEDNIKQVLVDARTELAQLFDTEVGITGKVELAEVDGPYVKISLSGKFWHKRSTVLARLGNYLKQRIPEILEVDIEDEKQLDDSPASF from the exons atgtCATTACACTTGCACTTCTTCATCCATCACTGCCACTTCTCATCTCTCCCAAATCCCTCACTTTCTACCTTCCCAAAGTGTGAAACTCTTTCAGCCTCCTGCAGGCTAAAGAATGGTGCCACCAAAGGGGTGTCCCGGCCCCGGCCCGCGACCCGAAGGCGCCTCATTTCATCAACCAAGACTGCCTTCCATCCTGCAATATCAGCCTCTCTTGATTTGACAGAAGACAATATCAAGCAGGTCTTGGTTGATGCCCGGACGGAG CTGGCTCAACTGTTTGATACTGAAGTGGGGATAACAG GGAAAGTAGAATTGGCAGAAGTTGATGGACCATATGTGAAGATCAGTCTGAGTGGCAAGTTTTGGCACAAACGTTCAACTGTTTTAGCTAGGCTTGGCAATTACTTGAAGCAAAGAATCCCT GAAATCCTGGAGGTTGATATAGAAGATGAGAAGCAGTTGGATGATAGCCCTGCAAGCTTCtga
- the LOC116032035 gene encoding chlorophyll a-b binding protein 8, chloroplastic-like: MAAQALISSSSIASSAEAARQVLGARPLQSSSRKVSFVVRAASTPPVKQGTDRQLWFASKQSLTYLDGSLPGDYGFDPLGLSDPEGPGGFIEPRWLAYGEVINGRYAMLGAVGAIAPEILGKAGLIPPETALPWFKTGVIPPAGTYNYWADPYTLFVFEMALMGFAEHRRFQDWANPGSMGKQYFLGLEKGLGGSGDPAYPGGPIFNPLGFGKDEKSLKDLKLKEVKNGRLAMLAILGYFIQALVTGVGPFQNLLDHLADPVNNNILTNLKFH; encoded by the exons ATGGCTGCACAggctttgatttcttcttcatcCATTGCCTCTTCAGCTGAGGCTGCAAGGCAGGTTCTTGGAGCAAGGCCTCTCCAATCTTCTTCTAGGAAGGTTTCTTTTGTTGTTAGGGCTGCCTCTACTCCCCCTGTTAAG CAAGGAACAGATAGGCAGCTTTGGTTTGCATCCAAGCAGAGCCTCACCTACTTGGATGGGAG CCTTCCTGGTGACTATGGATTTGATCCACTGGGACTGTCAGATCCTGAAGGGCCTGGAGGGTTCATAGAGCCAAGATGGCTAGCATATGGGGAGGTGATCAACGGGCGATACGCGATGTTGGGGGCAGTAGGAGCCATAGCACCAGAGATTCTTGGGAAGGCTGGTCTGATCCCACCAGAAACAGCCCTGCCATGGTTCAAAACTGGAGTGATCCCCCCTGCAGGAACATACAACTACTGGGCAGATCCTTACACTCTATTCGTGTTCGAGATGGCTCTGATGGGGTTTGCAGAGCACAGGAGATTCCAGGACTGGGCAAACCCTGGATCAATGGGAAAGCAGTACTTCCTGGGGCTGGAGAAGGGGCTAGGAGGGTCAGGTGACCCAGCATACCCTGGTGGCCCTATCTTCAACCCCTTGGGGTTTGGCAAAGATGAGAAATCATTGAAGGATTTGAAGCTGAAAGAAGTGAAGAATGGAAGGCTGGCTATGCTGGCCATTCTGGGATACTTCATCCAAGCTTTGGTCACTGGAGTTGGTCCCTTCCAAAACCTGCTTGATCATTTGGCTGATCCTGTAAACAACAACATCTTGACCAACCTTAAATTCCACTAA
- the LOC116025921 gene encoding transmembrane 9 superfamily member 12-like → MASSSILRRRYLAAFSYFILISHACHGFYLPGTYMHTYSPGEPIIVKVNSLTSIETELPFSYYDLPYCKPQGGIKKSAENLGELLMGDQIDNSPYRFRMNVNETLFLCTRGPLNDHEVKLLKQRTRDLYQVNMILDNLPALRYATQNGVKFQWTGFPVGFTSQNNNQDYIINHLKFKVLIHEYEGAGVEIIGTGEEGMGVITKTDKKASGYEIVGFEVIPCSVKYDADDMAKLHMYDNASSLNCPFDLEKSQIIREQEKISFTYEVEFVKSNTRWPSRWDAYLKMEGSRVHWFSILNSLMVIVFLAGIVFVIFLRTVRRDLTRYEELDKEAQAQMNEELSGWKLVVGDVFREPNHSKLLCVMIADGVQITGMGVVTIVFAALGFMSPASRGMLLTGMILLYLFLGIAAGYVGVRMWRTIKGTSEGWRSVSWATACFFPGIAFVILTVLNFILWGSNSTGAIPISLYFELLALWFCVSVPLTLLGGFLGTRSEPIQFPVRTNQIPREIPARKYPSWLLVLGAGTLPFGTLFIELFFILSSIWFGRFYYVFGFLLIVLLLLVIVCAEVSVVLTYMHLCVEDWMWWWKAFYASGSVALYVFLYSVNYLVFDLQSLSGPVSALLYIGYSLLMAVAIMLATGSIGFLTSFYFVHYLFSSVKID, encoded by the coding sequence ATGGCATCATCATCAATATTGAGGAGGAGATACTTGGCTGCTTTTTCATATTTCATCCTCATTTCACATGCATGCCATGGGTTTTATTTGCCAGGAACCTACATGCATACATATTCGCCTGGTGAACCAATTATTGTCAAAGTGAACTCGTTGACCTCGATTGAGACTGAGCTTCCATTCAGCTACTATGATCTTCCTTATTGTAAACCTCAAGGTGGCATTAAAAAAAGTGCTGAGAATCTTGGAGAGTTGCTGATGGGGGATCAAATTGACAACTCTCCCTACCGTTTCCGTATGAATGTCAATGAAACACTATTCCTCTGCACTAGAGGTCCACTAAATGATCACGAGGTAAAGCTCTTGAAACAAAGGACCCGTGACCTTTATCAGGTGAATATGATTTTGGATAACTTGCCTGCTCTGAGGTATGCTACCCAAAATGGGGTGAAGTTTCAATGGACAGGGTTTCCTGTTGGGTTCACGTcacaaaataataatcaagATTACATAATTAACCACCTTAAATTCAAGGTTTTGATTCATGAGTATGAGGGGGCTGGCGTGGAGATAATTGGTACTGGAGAAGAAGGTATGGGTGTTATTACAAAGACTGATAAGAAGGCTTCTGGGTATGAAATTGTTGGTTTCGAGGTGATCCCGTGTAGTGTTAAGTATGATGCTGATGATATGGCAAAACTCCATATGTATGACAATGCTAGTTCTTTAAATTGTCCATTCGATCTTGAAAAGTCTCAGATTATTAGGGAGCAGGAGAAAATATCATTCACTTATGAGGTTGAATTTGTGAAAAGCAACACTAGATGGCCATCTCGATGGGATGCTTATCTGAAGATGGAAGGATCTCGGGTTCACTGGTTCTCAATTCTTAATTCATTGATGGTGATTGTCTTCTTAGCTGGCATTGTTTTTGTAATCTTTTTGAGAACGGTCAGAAGAGATTTAACCAGGTATGAGGAATTGGACAAAGAAGCTCAGGCGCAGATGAATGAGGAGCTTTCAGGCTGGAAGCTTGTGGTAGGTGATGTCTTCAGAGAACCAAATCACTCAAAGCTACTTTGTGTTATGATTGCAGATGGAGTTCAGATTACTGGAATGGGAGTAGTAACTATTGTTTTTGCGGCCCTTGGTTTCATGTCACCAGCTTCTCGGGGTATGCTGCTAACTGGGATGATATTGCTTTATCTATTCTTGGGAATTGCAGCTGGTTATGTTGGTGTTCGAATGTGGAGGACTATAAAAGGGACTTCAGAAGGGTGGAGATCCGTCTCTTGGGCAACTGCATGCTTCTTTCCAGGGATTGCTTTTGTTATTCTCACAGTGCTAAATTTCATTCTCTGGGGAAGCAACAGCACTGGTGCAATTCCTATTTCATTGTATTTTGAACTCTTAGCCCTCTGGTTCTGCGTTTCTGTGCCTCTGACACTATTGGGAGGGTTCCTTGGCACAAGATCTGAGCCTATCCAGTTCCCTGTGCGGACTAACCAGATTCCTAGGGAGATCCCAGCACGCAAATATCCATCATGGCTTCTTGTTCTTGGGGCTGGAACTCTTCCTTTTGGAACCCTCTTTATTGAGCTTTTCTTTATCCTCTCTAGTATCTGGTTTGGACGGTTCTATTATGTCTTTGGATTTCTGCTCATTGTCCTCCTCCTGTTGGTGATCGTTTGTGCGGAAGTTTCTGTTGTCCTCACTTACATGCATCTTTGTGTTGAGGACTGGATGTGGTGGTGGAAAGCATTCTATGCCTCAGGCTCTGTTGCCCTCTACGTGTTCTTATACTCCGTCAATTACCTTGTGTTCGATCTCCAGAGTCTTAGCGGCCCAGTCTCTGCCCTACTTTATATTGGCTACTCTTTGTTAATGGCAGTTGCAATCATGCTTGCTACTGGCTCTATCGGTTTCCTGACATCATTCTACTTTGTCCATTACCTCTTCTCGTCAGTGAAGATTGACTGA